A segment of the Brienomyrus brachyistius isolate T26 chromosome 4, BBRACH_0.4, whole genome shotgun sequence genome:
TTGTAGGAACTCCAATagagattaagggccttgctcaagtccCCAGTGATGGGATCACTCTACAGACTAAGGGAATTGAACCTTCTGTGTCCCAGCCCAAAGAGCTGCCCTCCCCccaattaattattttaatattttttggtcattgcataattccatatatgttaGTTTCGGTGTTTTTATAATTACAGTAGGCTATTCTAAAATATAGAGAATCATACAACTGGATATTCCGAACACAGCCACCGACTCCTTGAAATCACCCGACCccatacatacacagacctccTGGTCTTATCAGGGTTCCAGACGAGTCACAGAGTCTATTAACACCTACAAAAAGACGACTTTAGGTAACTGTACCTGCGAGTTCACGAGGCGCATACTTGTCCTGATGCCCACGTCGGCGCTGTAGTTTTGGGTGGGAGCCGCGTTGAACCGGAGCACCGCGTCGTGTTTATCTGAGCGGGGAAGCGCAGGCGCGCGCAGCGGCTGTCATGCATCTCTCGCGCTATTTCCACCAACCCAAGTGCTTCGCTTCACCCACAGTTTGAACCAAAGCAAATTACATTTCTACTCTTAAATGAATCCCTGCACTGCAGTTTTAACCCAGATGAATAATTTATTTGGTATTTAAACAGACTACAGCTCCGTCCAGCAGCAGACGCCGTTTTGCGGCACGGTGGAATCTCTCCGCGTCATTACGCGCGTTTGACAATAAACTCACCAATTTCTGCTCCCAGCGCGGAGTTCACGATGGACCCAGAAGACATGACCACAGCACACGTCTTCAGAGGTCCCAGACTCTGCTCCAAACTCCGCCTAGGTAAGTACTCCTGCCACTCGTTTCCAGAGAACGGACCGTCTCCCGGCTCTATCGTCCGGAGGGGAACCCGAGTCCGCAGTTCCTGCATGATGTCGCTTTGGGTCACGGTAACATTGCGGTGGGTGATGTTGGGCGGGACGCCAAACTTGTTTATTTTCCAAAACTTCTGTATGGCACGACGCATCTCCACCCCGATCTCCGTGGCGTTTTCATCCCACACCGGCCAGTGCTTCTTCTGCACCTTCCACACCAACGTTTTCGCAGTAACCGTGGCTGCAGGGTCCAACCGCACGGGCAAAAACGATTTCGGCAGCATGAAGTACACCATCATCAGCAGGCAGGTCACAATCGTGAAATTAAACCCCCAATGGGGAGAGTGTAGCCATAGTGATGGCTTCATGATCCAAATCAGAAGCTACATCAGAAAGTGGCTAAATACATTTTACGTGTTCTTCAGAACTGATCCAGATCTTTCTCCTCGGCACAGGTCAGACGTTTATTCGAGTGCATTTGTAAATTTCCCTCACAATCTGCTCACTCTCTCTGATGTGACACGCAGAAATCCGCGAAAGCACCAATAAAGCGTCTGTATAAACTGCAGCACGACGCACAAAGGTGTGGATGATTGAAACAAGCAATACAGTGGGCGTGCTGCGTAAAAGATAAAGCCAATAAAAACGGTCGTCGTTAAAGACTAGTCGTATTCCATCGAGACTCGTGATTTGAAATGGCCACATATTTTCCAACCTTCGACCGATTTATGGACCTGGGTAGGGTATCCCGAGAATACAGCCTCACCAGATGCGTAAAACAGATGTTTATCTTCTGGGATTTTATTGTGCGTTGCTTGGATTACATACGTACTATTCTCATATACTCCGATTCATCCATGTGAAAATACTATGCCTGAGGTGGGCGATCACGACCAAGGGTCCTTTCTGTCAGCCATCGGGCTTTCGCTTGTTCTGTCCCTCTGCGCGTTTTCCTGATCTTGGTCAAAGCCGCTTTGGCGGACTTTCGCCTTCGCTGATGGTGACTCTCGTTGTGTCATCAAATGGTCGGTTTGTGGCTTTAAAGTATGACTAGTATATAGACTTTACTTGCAGCTTAGGATTCGGGCATAGGTCAGGCAGGATAAAGGCGACGGTCCACTCGCATCTCAAAGACACTGGGGTGAAATACTAAACGAGTACCACGacgataaaaaaaacaaactgggaGAAATACGAATGAACTAATGAAACCACCAAGTAACACAACAAAACAACTGGGCTAAACAGGGACCTGTGGCCTGCaatacgaagcggggttactggcttatcggcgcgggtaacttgtcggatttaaggtagtctgggcaaattTAAGTGAACGAATGAAATGAAGTCcctttaaactgtggtaccttgaatccgacaagttacccggataagccagtaaccccgcttcgtagtaaaGACCGCAGGACTAGAAAACCAAGTAGAGTTCACAACAAACAGTGACCATAAGCACACAAAGTACTGTCTCACAGTAACTAGAACACAACGACTGAGTAAAAAGCGGAGCAGGGGCGGCACTTAAATACAATAGGGAACTGGGTTATGGGGAGGGGCAAGGTGTGGAACCATTAACAACGGTGCAAGGAGAACAGGCAACAAGTGCAGTAACAAATGCTAATGCACAGCACACTTGGGGAAACTCCATCCTACACTGAAAAAACACTAATCACGCACTAGGAGCATTACAATTATAAATGATAGGGTATCCCAACCATTTGATGTTCGCGGATCGATCTACATCGTACAGAAATTTCACTGATAGGGGGACGAGGTGCAGTCTGATCAATTGGCAATTTCTTGTTTCACCGGTTCCACTAAAAGctgattccatccatccatccatccattttccaaaccgcttatccgattgggtcgcggggggtccggagcctatcccggaagcaatgggcacgaggcagggaacaacccaggatggggggccagcccatcgcagggcacactcacacaccattcactctcacatgcattcctatgggcaatttagcaagtccaattagcctcagcatgtttttggactgtggggggaaactggagtacccagagggaaccccacgacgacatggcactgtgtaaaaagctgattataaaaaaaaaaaaaaacagcgcaAGATAGCACCGACGATAGTTGCATTTCCCCAGCAGAGCCACATGGTGGCAGTAGCATGCCATAAGACGATTGCGGGTGAGCGTGTGTCCCGGTCGGTGAACTGAAACATGAACAATTGTGCTTCTTATAGTTATcctttataatataataataatacatttcattttatttgtatttatttcactTCTGTAATTAACATTTGTTTCCTTAGCTCCTTACCTCTCCTCTATGACTCCATGTGACACAATGTCCTTGAGCAGTAAAATGTAAATCTTCCTTTTAAACTTTACTAGATTTATTTACCAGAGCTGGCTTGGTTAAAGTTTACTGGAAGACAATAGAAAATGACACAGCGCCATTTAAAAAAAGGTCGAGCCATGGTCAAAGAGCAATACAAGTTCATTACGTTTTGTGTATAAAGATTGGAGTAAATTACGTTAAACGATAAATTCTTCATCAAGTCTCTATTTTTACCTGTATCATTTGAGTCCATGGATGTAGTATTAGTTTTTAGCCTTGATTTTAGCCTCCTTTACCTCCTGAGAAAGGTCCGTCCTGCTCTTTCCGTCCTGAAGGGCACGCCAGCCTTGGCGATCGCACATCTCTGCTGACTCTTTCCCCATTGAGTGACCGCATGTGGAATTTCTTCATGGATCAGTAGCTCTGTACTGATGTTGCTGTTAACACAAATACTCAGCCTGTCCCTGTCCAGCACTGTGGTTCTGGGCAGTATTTCAATTAAATgtatttcaaatatgtatttaacTACTTTTGAGTATTTTATAATTTGTTTTTTGCTCGAGGGTAAAAATCAGATGTAATTTGTAACAAGATACTTTGAGAGATTGTATTTTATGTAATTaacatatttaataaaaaatgtctATTTATTTGTCACTTTAAGAGCCTTCATCCCCAGGCTTTAAATACAGCCTGTCACTATCATTGGCTAGATGCAAGTAAATCACGTGGCACATCCTGTTGGGCTCAGCTTGCTCTTTGTGAACAATGGTTGCGAAGTTCGATTTCCTTTGATCAGTAATCCAAGGAAAGGAGCTGCTTTGGTGCAAACTGCCTTAAGGTAAATATGAAGTAAGATATACTATCAGATATCGCTCACTGAGTATCATTATAGGACAGAAAAACAGTGATTAGCAAACAGCAGTGCTGCGCTCTGAAACTAATTAATTTGCTAGTCTGCTAGTGGCTTTCTAGTTCATATCAACAGGCATGTTCAGGCAGCGGCATCCTGTGGTTTGTCATGTATGGAAGCCTTCATTAGCGATAAGTTAGGCTAGATACTTTTGTTCCTAAGGTCAAAATTAATTTCTGTCAGCTAAACTGGTGTTTTTATAGCCACAACCTGTGTAAAAGGGAGAACCAGCTGGTGAACTTGACATCGTATGTTATATGCTgggttcagtgttttttttttttttttaagtgtttatgtAAAAAGCAGTTTCTTATTTGAGTTTGTGCATGTGCAGCACCCTGCTGTAAGATGAATCGGGAAATTCATGCGAACACCTCAACCAGCCTCCGCCATTAATTccgtgggaaacactgggtaTAGATTAAAGGTGTAtcaattccaatccaaatcaggaaatagaactggagttggaatttaaatctccgtgaaattcaaattcaattccAGTTCTGTTCCCCatagttgtttttttgttgtaGTCTCAgctccagttccatttcctgatttggattggaatAGAAGAATGCATCCCAGCAGGGCCCCAGCCCAGGAAAATATTGCACATTACTAGAGTTATAATGGTACATGTATTTGACGTGTATGATTACTTTTTTACGTGTATTTTTAggttgcttttattttaatgaaatacaTTTTCCAACACCAGTATATTGCAGTTTATTATATTTAATGATCAagtatttgtcatttttaactAGATACTTTTTGATGTATTTCTGCCCATCTCAACCTTATAAATTGTATAAGATTGAATTTCCCTTTGTGGGGGCTGGAAAAATGtgcccccatgctctcccagtctgtctactgacttcataggaagagtcaccagagacatgaacgTTACTGCTAAGCTAAATGAACCTCTCAATGCAGTCAACATTCCCTCTGCCGACAGACACACAGCTGATGGCTGTGTCCAAGAGATCATTTaaggcctggatcttggtttttGTCCAGGACACTCGCAAGACTTTGACTCATTGCTCAGTCTCTCAAGAGCCCCAATCAGAGCCTCTATTTGACTTCCTGCACGTGTTTGCATCAATTGCGCAATTGCCTTGGTTACCCCCTTAGATATTCCTTCCCATAATTATCAAGTCACCCTGACCATCTGTTGATATAAACCATGTGTCAAAATGTGTTTGCACAGCCAGTACCTTCCTTTCTTTCACTCAAAGTGCATCACAAAGCCTCTTTTGTTCAAACCATAGCTCCCTTGTTTAATACTACAAATTCTATTGTCATCATTAGCAAATATATATGCGTTGTACATACTAAATCTTATGCATACTAAATGTTTTGCAATTGCGCAGCTTATAATACTGCAAATACAATTACATATCATCATTTCTATGCAAATAGCAAGTGCTTCTCAGAGCTTTGGACCACCTTCTCAAAAGTCCTGCACCCTCTCCTTcacctcaagcagctcaatggACTCCAGGCTCAACCACAGGTTTCTCACTCTCTAGTTTCGCTAGGCCACCTCCCTTAATGCAACTGAAATGGCCTGCAGCTGAACCCCTGAGTATGTGGTGAGGAAGAgcagcacacacagacacacacaaagttGTACATCCTCCTCATACCTAAAGCCTAAGACACTGTCATCGATCCTTCCATCCTAACCCATCAATTTTCTTTCCACACTACGCACCTACCCAGATGTGCCACCTCAGACTGGGATCCAGTGGGCGTCGCCTGACCACCACATCCGTTCTGATCCCCAACAGACTTGGATCCGGCGGTCTCGACTCTTTCAGGGATGCGGCTCCTGAGGACTTTCTGGGCGCCTGCAACAGAGCTACTCCCACAGAGAGCAGAAAAGAGCCTGTGAAGATTTTTACCATGGCTGGAGGACCGCTTACAGATCCAATTGCAGTTTAACGCTATACCTTCTTAGAGTTTGAACTCTCTTGCATAGCTTGTTCTTTCTTCTGTGAAATCTGGTCTCTCTTGTAAAGTTTACTGCATGAGAGAGACCACATTCCATGAGGCAATTCAGTCTCTCTCACACAGTAACTGCATTACTGTGCATGTATCCCCGTTTCCTCTGGCAGTTTTCACTCAGCTTTTGTCCAGTTTGTTGCCTTATAGttgaaaagaaagaaagaaaaagcaaTAAAGCAAGGCTGCTTTTATGTTTTACTTGCATATATGCATTTTTGCTGCGTTATTTTACAAGGAATGTGGGCAAGAAACTGGCTGTTAACATCAAAACCTTTACAGGGCTAAATTCTTGCTGGATAACCAATAGGTTCAGTTTCTACACCTTTCCTGCTTCCTGATTAGCATTTAGCTTAACTGCAGAGCGTTTTGGCTTTCACTGCTTCAGCTAGTGTCAGGACCAGTTCCTGCCCTATCCTGTCTGTGGTCCTggcttggccagcaggtgtcgctagtCATCCCATTCCTAGTGTTTGAGGCCTTAGTGTTTAGTATTGATGGCCCTCACCTGAGCCCTGTTCCCAACCCTAGTGTTTAGTTAATTGTGAGGTCAAGGGGGCTTTAACTAGTTAACTAATGAGCATTTTGGTTTTCACTGGTTTTACTAGCAAACATTTTAAGTCTGACTAGTTGAGTAGTAAGATCAGCCAAGGTCTTCCCAGTCATTGTAGGAAACGCCTAGCATTATCCACTgctaaacaaaaagaaaatatcatGGAGCTCAAGGTGCACTGTCTGTTAGACACAACAAAGGGGGGGTTAATTATAAATGATTGTTTATTGAAGCGATACAGTAAGCAGCCAGTGCTGTGGCACAGAAACAGGGGAGCCTAAATGTCTGTGCATTGAAGCTTACCAATACAGGCTGTAAGTATTCTTTTACTTTGGGGAATGTGGAGAGTCACCCGTGCATAAGCAGCTCACAGATGTGCTTTGACCGTCCTGGGGAGGATCCAGATGAGTGTAATGTTCACCCCTGCAAATAATTTATGCATAAATTTGTAAATATAGATGGTAATAGCCATGTGTGCAGCTGCACGGCGCTTTTTAAAGCTGCTTTAAGTGACAGAAAACACCCACTTTCTTTTGGGTATGCCGGGTGTGTGGATTGCAGCCAGTACTTCGGTAccaaatatatttttaagtgCCGATTCGCGTGGGTGGGGAGCACGGGTTTGGACCTGCAAAAACCATCAGCGTTTATGGCTGCAGGTTATTTACTGTAACCTGGGTCGATCGAATTCCCAAAAGAGACACCTTTCAGACCGCAGTAAAATTGACAGGAAATTCAGTTTTGCTTGGTGACAAAGGCTGTTACTGTCACTAGCCTTGATTTTTCTAGCAATAATAAACCTTGGAGTGGCCGTTGACAGcgtttttaaatttgataatctGGTGAGCACTGATATAAAAGCGAGTTTTTATCAACTGAGACTTATAGCAAAGGCTGAAGGCTATCTATCCCcaccaaagacctggagaaggTTACaatgttgttgtttgtttttaaagcactgaaTGGGCTGGCACCCCAATATCTCACTGAACTGCTACACTTCTACACTCAGGCCAAAGTACTTAGGTCGTCTTCACAGCTTCTGCTCAAAGTCCCCAAGACCAGGCTAAAGACCACAGGTGACCGAGCCTTTGGGGTGGCAGCCCCTAGACTTTGGAATAGCCTACCATGGCATGTTAGATCTGCCTCGGGTCTGGAAGTATTTAAATCGTGCCTGAAGATACATCTTTTCTTGATGGCTTTTAATTTAGCTGGCAGACTTCTCTGTCTCTGTTGTTCTCTGTTTTATGTTTCGTATTTTATgtctttcattgttttccttttatccatGTAAATCTGTACAGCACTTTGGTCAACCTTGGTTGTTTAAAAGTGCTCTATAAATAAACTTTGATTTGCTTTGATTTGATGAAGGTCTATCAatggattttattttaaaatcagcAAGATCATCACTGGCCACAGAAGAAAAAATTGTCTGATGGGTAAAATACCCGGGGAAGAGTTCAGCCATGAGAATCCATGCAGAGTCACCTTCCCACATGAGTATTTGTCATAATCAGTCCCCTGGTTGAGTCGCTTTATTTATCGAGTATTTCGATTCAGATCCATTCACTCACATTCTGCCTGTAATTTACTATTATTGTGGACACTGTCATCGTTATTGTCATTGCTGTCCTACATGTCTCACCGGAATGCCATTCACACATCTGTTTTAACAGCACAGTTCTACTATATAATCTTAATTACTTAAGTACATATTGTTAATTTGTAGTACATATTGC
Coding sequences within it:
- the LOC125740747 gene encoding beta-galactoside alpha-2,6-sialyltransferase 1-like isoform X1, encoding MKPSLWLHSPHWGFNFTIVTCLLMMVYFMLPKSFLPVRLDPAATVTAKTLVWKVQKKHWPVWDENATEIGVEMRRAIQKFWKINKFGVPPNITHRNVTVTQSDIMQELRTRVPLRTIEPGDGPFSGNEWQEYLPRRSLEQSLGPLKTCAVVMSSGSIVNSALGAEIDKHDAVLRFNAAPTQNYSADVGIRTSMRLVNSQVLTSNHNGFLTNPLYSTGVLIMWDPSPYSKDLYAWYKNPDFNFFRTYLQYRKLHPEQLFYILSPSFQWNLWDIIQENSPVPIQPHPPSSGMLGIVVMMNLCEQISVYEFLPSRRRTSLCHYFENIHNKQCTMGHYHPITFEKNLIKRLNHGTDYDIYSSGKVTLRGFSQLNSSPGILPIRQFCLLWAVMILLILK